In Sphingobacteriaceae bacterium, the following proteins share a genomic window:
- the flhA gene encoding flagellar biosynthesis protein FlhA gives MALRPEAVNGVVSQRALGGPGGAPAWLAGLARRTDLLVAAGMVLLLVMMVVPLPPLLLDVLLVANMTVSLVALLVTMYTRDALELSVFPSLLLVATLFRLALNVSSTRLILLHGYAGQVIQQFGAFVVGGNPVVGFIIFLILVIIQFVVITRGAERVAEVAARFTLDAMPGKQMSIDADLNAGLISEEEARRRRRLIAQEADFYGAMDGAAKFIKGDAIAGIIITLINVCGGLLVGMVQRGLTFGQALQQYTLLTVGDGLVTQLPALLIATATGFVVTRAASEHHLGHDLASQLLGNHRVLQLAAGVLALLGLVPGLPVVPFMIMAAVFFFMARRRAAQEAAAVEAPEPEEAVEQPEADDLTDLIQVDPLEIELGYGLLSLADEERPGHLLDRVAGVRRQVAADLGMILPLIRVRDNMELPPTDYTIKLRGQEVARGTLLSDHYLAIGLGGGEEEIPGIPTRDPAFGLEAMWIREEHREQAELAGCTVVDPGSVLATHLTRVIRQHGWQLLGRQEVKNLLDHARERAPALVDDLIPDQLKLGDVQKVLRNLLREGLPIRDLLGILETLADRAATTRDPDVLTEYVRQGQAGVIGRQLGLTPGRPLPVMVLGPDLEEELSGALRRGEEGTTYLSLPPERLQWLTAAMTAAAQRMTARGQEPVLLAPPLVRLHLRRAIEAALPDMPVISYGELPAFVQVDAVEEVGQHAL, from the coding sequence ATGGCGTTGCGACCGGAAGCAGTCAACGGTGTAGTTTCCCAAAGGGCATTGGGCGGCCCGGGGGGCGCGCCCGCCTGGCTGGCAGGCCTGGCCCGGCGCACGGATCTCCTGGTGGCTGCGGGGATGGTCCTGCTCTTGGTCATGATGGTGGTCCCCCTGCCGCCCCTGCTGCTGGACGTGCTGCTGGTGGCCAACATGACGGTGTCCCTGGTGGCCCTCCTGGTCACCATGTACACCCGGGACGCTCTGGAGCTGTCGGTCTTCCCGTCCCTGCTCCTGGTGGCCACTTTGTTCCGCCTGGCCCTGAACGTATCTTCCACCCGGCTCATCCTGCTCCACGGCTACGCCGGGCAGGTGATCCAGCAGTTCGGCGCCTTCGTGGTCGGGGGCAATCCCGTGGTGGGCTTCATCATCTTCCTCATCCTGGTCATCATCCAGTTCGTGGTCATCACCCGGGGCGCCGAACGGGTGGCGGAGGTGGCCGCCCGCTTCACCTTGGATGCCATGCCCGGCAAGCAGATGAGCATCGACGCCGATTTGAACGCCGGCCTCATCAGCGAGGAGGAGGCCCGCCGGCGCCGGCGCCTCATCGCCCAGGAAGCCGACTTCTACGGGGCCATGGACGGCGCCGCCAAGTTCATCAAGGGGGATGCCATCGCCGGCATCATCATCACCCTCATCAATGTCTGCGGCGGGCTGCTGGTAGGGATGGTCCAACGGGGACTCACCTTCGGCCAGGCCCTCCAGCAATACACCCTGCTGACGGTGGGCGACGGCCTGGTCACCCAGCTGCCGGCCCTCCTCATCGCCACGGCCACAGGCTTCGTGGTGACCAGGGCCGCCTCGGAACATCACCTGGGCCACGATTTGGCCAGCCAGCTTCTGGGCAACCATCGGGTGCTGCAACTGGCCGCCGGGGTGCTGGCCCTCCTGGGCCTGGTGCCGGGCCTGCCGGTGGTTCCCTTCATGATCATGGCGGCCGTGTTCTTCTTCATGGCCCGGCGCCGGGCCGCCCAGGAGGCGGCGGCAGTGGAGGCGCCGGAGCCGGAGGAGGCCGTGGAGCAGCCTGAAGCCGACGATTTAACCGACCTCATCCAGGTGGACCCCCTGGAGATCGAACTGGGCTACGGCCTCCTGTCCCTGGCCGACGAGGAGCGCCCCGGCCACCTGCTGGACCGGGTGGCGGGGGTGCGGCGCCAGGTGGCCGCCGACCTGGGCATGATCCTGCCCCTCATCCGGGTGCGGGACAACATGGAGCTGCCCCCCACCGACTACACCATCAAGCTGCGGGGGCAGGAGGTGGCCCGGGGCACCCTGCTGTCGGACCATTACCTGGCCATCGGCCTCGGGGGCGGTGAGGAGGAGATTCCCGGCATTCCCACCCGGGATCCCGCCTTCGGCCTGGAGGCCATGTGGATCCGGGAGGAGCACCGGGAGCAGGCCGAGTTGGCGGGCTGCACCGTGGTGGATCCCGGCTCGGTGCTGGCCACCCACTTGACCCGGGTCATCCGGCAGCACGGCTGGCAGCTCCTGGGCCGGCAGGAAGTGAAGAACCTGCTGGACCACGCCCGGGAGCGGGCGCCGGCCCTGGTGGACGACCTGATTCCCGACCAGTTGAAGCTGGGCGATGTCCAGAAGGTGCTGCGCAACCTGCTGCGGGAAGGGCTGCCCATCCGGGATCTGCTGGGCATTCTGGAAACCCTGGCCGACCGGGCCGCCACCACCCGGGATCCCGACGTCCTCACCGAGTACGTGCGCCAGGGTCAGGCGGGGGTGATCGGCCGCCAGCTGGGCCTCACCCCGGGGCGGCCCTTGCCGGTGATGGTGCTGGGACCGGACTTGGAGGAGGAGTTGTCCGGCGCCCTGCGCCGGGGCGAGGAGGGCACCACCTATCTGAGCCTGCCCCCCGAGCGCCTCCAGTGGCTGACGGCGGCCATGACCGCCGCCGCCCAGCGCATGACGGCCCGGGGCCAGGAGCCGGTGCTCCTGGCGCCCCCCTTGGTGCGCCTGCACCTGCGGCGGGCCATCGAGGCGGCCCTGCCCGACATGCCCGTGATTTCCTACGGAGAACTGCCGGCCTTCGTTCAGGTGGATGCCGTGGAGGAGGTGGGCCAGCATGCTCTTTGA
- the flhB gene encoding flagellar biosynthesis protein FlhB — MAVLADKTLLTIDLQLFAQDEGEERQEPATQKRRQEARRRGEVFQSREMSAALLLLAAMGVFAAAGPWTARAINDIFQVSYGQWLAGDWGMGDLGSWSAAVTKALLVAVGPMMLVLVVLALGLGLVQTGFLWTTVPLAPKLERINPAAGAKRIFSRRALFELLKSLLRVLVVGGVAYSGARRAMERTFHAAGGQLGSQVVVIGREVMTVLWYGAAAYAVLALLDVIYQRYQYERRLMMTRQELKRELREAEGDPQLRARVRARQRELTRNRILQEVARADVVITNPTHVAVALSYDPATMAAPHVVAKGRDYMALIMKDHARRHGVVWVQEPLLARRLYKDVEVGEPVPEALYGAVAEVIAFVWRLTGRSWPGDDIS; from the coding sequence GTGGCTGTCTTGGCGGACAAGACCCTGTTGACCATTGATCTCCAGTTGTTCGCCCAGGATGAGGGGGAAGAACGCCAGGAGCCCGCCACCCAGAAAAGGCGGCAGGAGGCCCGGCGCCGGGGCGAGGTGTTCCAGAGCCGGGAAATGTCGGCAGCCCTTCTCCTGTTGGCGGCCATGGGCGTCTTCGCCGCCGCCGGTCCGTGGACGGCCCGGGCCATCAACGACATTTTCCAAGTTTCCTACGGCCAGTGGCTGGCGGGTGACTGGGGCATGGGGGACCTGGGCAGCTGGAGCGCCGCCGTTACCAAGGCTCTTCTGGTGGCCGTGGGGCCCATGATGCTGGTCCTGGTGGTGCTGGCCCTGGGCTTGGGCCTGGTCCAGACGGGCTTCCTCTGGACGACGGTGCCCCTGGCGCCCAAGCTGGAGCGCATCAACCCGGCGGCGGGAGCCAAGCGCATTTTCTCCCGCCGGGCCCTCTTCGAGTTGTTGAAGTCCTTGCTGCGGGTTTTGGTGGTGGGCGGGGTCGCCTACAGCGGCGCCCGCCGGGCCATGGAACGCACCTTCCATGCCGCCGGCGGCCAGTTGGGGTCCCAGGTGGTCGTCATCGGCCGGGAAGTGATGACGGTGCTTTGGTACGGTGCCGCCGCCTATGCGGTCCTGGCCCTGTTGGATGTGATTTACCAGCGGTACCAGTATGAACGGCGGCTCATGATGACCCGCCAGGAGTTGAAGCGGGAGCTGCGGGAGGCCGAAGGGGATCCCCAACTGCGGGCCCGGGTGCGGGCCCGCCAGCGGGAGTTGACCCGCAACCGCATCCTGCAGGAAGTGGCCCGGGCCGATGTGGTCATCACCAACCCCACCCACGTGGCCGTGGCCCTGAGCTACGACCCGGCCACCATGGCGGCGCCCCATGTGGTGGCCAAGGGCCGGGACTACATGGCCCTGATCATGAAGGACCACGCCCGGCGGCACGGCGTGGTGTGGGTGCAGGAGCCCCTGCTGGCCCGCCGGCTGTACAAGGACGTGGAGGTAGGGGAGCCGGTGCCCGAGGCCCTGTACGGGGCCGTGGCCGAGGTCATCGCCTTCGTCTGGCGCCTGACGGGCCGCTCCTGGCCTGGGGATGACATTTCTTGA